One segment of Meriones unguiculatus strain TT.TT164.6M chromosome 3, Bangor_MerUng_6.1, whole genome shotgun sequence DNA contains the following:
- the Nadk gene encoding NAD kinase isoform X3, producing the protein MHIQDPASQRLTWNKSPKSVLVIKKIRDTSLLQPFKELCVYLMEENNMIVYVEKKVLEDPAIVSDENFGPVKKKFCTFREDYDDISNQIDFIICLGGDGTLLYASSLFQGSVPPVMAFHLGSLGFLTPFNFENFQSQVNQVIEGNAAVILRSRLKVRVVKEPRDKKTAVHNGLSENGLDTEGGKQAMQYQVLNEVVIDRGPSSYLSNVDVYLDGHLITTVQGDGVIVSTPTGSTAYAAAAGASMVHPNVPAIMVTPICPHSLSFRPIVVPAGVELKIMLSPEARNTAWVSFDGRKRQEIRHGDSISITTSCYPLPSICVCDPVSDWFESLAQCLHWNVRKKQAHFPEDEDQDEEDS; encoded by the exons AT GCACATCCAGGACCCCGCAAGCCAGCGGTTGACATGGAACAAGTCTCCCAAGAGTGTGCTCGTCATCAAGAAGATCCGAGACACCAGCCTCCTGCAGCCCTTCAAAGAGCTCTGCGTGTACCTCATGGAG GAAAACAACATGATCGTGTATGTGGAAAAGAAAGTGCTGGAAGACCCTGCTATAGTGAGTGATGAAAACTTTGGACCAGTGAAGAAGAAGTTCTGCACTTTCCGTGAAG ATTATGATGACATTTCTAACCAGATAGACTTCATCATATGCCTTGGAGGAGATGGCACCCTGCTGTATGCCTCCTCACTTTTCCAG GGCAGTGTGCCTCCTGTTATGGCCTTCCACCTCGGATCCTTGGGCTTCCTGACCCCGTTCAACTTCGAGAACTTCCAGTCCCAAGTGAATCAGGTGATAGAGG GGAATGCCGCTGTTATCCTGAGGAGCCGGCTGAAGGTCAGGGTGGTGAAAGAGCCCAGAGACAAGAAGACAGCCGTCCACAACGGCCTCAGCGAAAATGGCCTGGACACAGAGGGCGGAAAGCAGGCCATGCAGTACCAG GTCTTAAATGAAGTAGTGATCGACAGAGGCCCCTCCTCGTATCTGTCCAACGTGGATGTCTACCTGGACGGGCACCTAATCACCACTGTGCAGGGTGACG GAGTGATCGTGTCCACCCCGACGGGTAGCACAGCATATGCAGCTGCAGCCGGGGCCTCCATGGTCCACCCCAACGTGCCGGCCATCATGGTTACACCTATCTGCCCCCATTCGCTGTCATTCCGGCCCATCGTGGTCCCTGCAGGGGTCGAGCTGAAG ATTATGCTGTCACCGGAAGCCAGGAATACTGCTTGGGTGTCTTTTGATGGACGGAAGAGGCAGGAAATCCGCCATGGAGACAG CATCAGCATCACGACCTCCTGCTACCCGCTGccctctatctgtgtgtgtgaccCTGTGAGTGACTGGTTTGAGAGCCTTGCCCAGTGTCTGCACTGGAATGTTCGAAAGAAGCAAGCTCACTTCCCAGAGGATGAGGACCAGGATGAGGAGGACAGCTAG